Proteins from a single region of Gossypium arboreum isolate Shixiya-1 chromosome 1, ASM2569848v2, whole genome shotgun sequence:
- the LOC108483685 gene encoding phosphatidate cytidylyltransferase 1-like, protein MFLLSLSFVSCPMNRWNNQIHNNILSLPSFFFSFSILIPNNFWVCNQGTSKPFTFITTGSVYIVSKVIIRLYNNKGNMQKDNSAPSTPTSARARHRRRSNEFPADESKTNGHLLLVNDHNKYRSMWIRACSSLWMLGFFLLVIYLGHLYVLAMVVIIQIFMARELFNLLRKSHEDKHLPGFRLLNWHFYFTAMLFVYGRILSHRLVNTVTSDKIFYRLVSRLIKYQMVICYFSYIAGFMWFILTLKKKMYKYQFGQFAWTHMILIVVFTQSAFTVANIFEGIFWFLLPASLIAVNDVAAYFFGFFFGKTPLIKISPKKTWEGFIGASVATTISAFVLANIYGSFQWLTCPRKDLSTGWLHCDPGPLFKPEYYPLLPWLPWTEIAILPVQWHALWLGLFASIIAPFGGFFASGFKRAFKIKDFGDSIPGHGGLTDRMDCQMVMAVFAYIYHQSFVVPQDYTVETIMSEILSSLTLEEQQILYMKLGQILQERMFGWD, encoded by the exons ATGTTTCTtctttcactctcttttgtttcCTGTCCCATGAATCGGTGGAACAACCAAATCCATAATAACATTCTTTcacttccttctttctttttctctttttccatTTTGATCCCTAACAATTTCTGGGTTTGCAATCAAGGAACGTCTAAACCTTTCACATTTATTACAACC GGGTCTGTTTATATTGTCTCAAAGGTTATCATAAGGCTATATAATAATAAAGGAAACATGCAGAAGGATAACAGTGCACCATCTACACCTACTAGTGCTCGAGCTCGGCACCGAAGACGGTCCAATGAG TTTCCAGCTGATGAGAGCAAAACAAACGGACATCTTTTACTAGTAAATGATCACAACAAATACCGGTCAATGTGGATTCGAGCTTGTTCGTCTCTCTGGATGCTGGGGTTCTTCCTCCTCGTTATCTATTTGGGTCATCTTTATGTATTGGCCATGGTTGTTATTATCCAAATATTCATGGCAAGGGAGCTCTTCAATCTACTCagaaaatctcacgaagataAACACCTGCCGGGGTTCAGGCTCTTGAATTG GCACTTTTACTTTACGGCTATGCTCTTTGTATATGGTCGCATTCTTAGTCACCGGCTTGTGAATACAGTAACTTCAGATAAAATTTTCTACAGGCTTGTGAGTAGGCTCATCAAGTATCAGATGGTTATTTGTTATTTCTCATACATAGCAG GTTTCATGTGGTTCATTCTTACACTAAAGAAGAAGATGTACAAGTATCAATTTGGGCAATTTGCATGGACACACATGATTCTTATTGTTGTTTTCACTCAGTCTGCATTTACTGTGGCCAACATTTTTGAAGGCATCTTCTG GTTCCTTCTCCCAGCATCACTAATTGCTGTCAATGATGTTGCAGCAtatttcttcggtttcttttttGGGAAAACTCCTTTGATCAAGATATCTCCTAAGAAAACATGGGAGGGTTTCATTGGTGCATCGGTTGCAACTACAATCTCAGCATTTGTG CTCGCAAATATCTATGGTAGCTTTCAGTGGCTGACATGTCCTAGGAAG GATTTATCAACCGGTTGGCTTCACTGTGATCCTGGTCCACTTTTTAAGCCAGAGTATTATCCGTTGTTACCATGG TTGCCATGGACAGAGATAGCAATTCTGCCAGTTCAGTGGCATGCTTTATGGCTGGGCCTATTTGCATCAATTATTGCACCATTTGGTGGCTTTTTCGCAAGTGGTTTCAAGAGAGCTTTTAAGATTAAG GATTTTGGTGATAGTATACCTGGGCATGGTGGACTTACCGACCGAATGGACTGCCAG ATGGTAATGGCTGTTTTTGCATACATCTATCATCAATCGTTTGTTGTTCCCCAAGATTATACAGTTGAGACAATTATGAGCGAG ATATTAAGCAGCCTTACCTTGGAAGAGCAGCAAATACTGTATATGAAGTTAGGACAGATATTGCAGGAGAGAATGTTTGGATGGGACTGA
- the LOC108483684 gene encoding trigger factor-like protein TIG, Chloroplastic produces the protein MEVCVNSTKILNLNQNTRFFVPRNSISHSLKNPILQFNSNVQKRPLNYPLNQRSCFSRQIRSLQRPISSRIKAAPASSATSGSETDKLPADIMVTETQEPNSRVRLSVEVPAAVGEDCYKRVLKEFMKQAKIPGFRPGKIPESILLNYVGEESVQKATVESILKRTLPHAMSTVTGRALRDSVRIITKFSDMEKSYSSLSSLSYDVIVDVAPEVKWISENGYKSMKIVVEIDHDIEAEKACEQEIKRRHKSLGTLKIVTDRGLQVGDLAVLDISATTIDQDESKVQKVPAAESKGFQFDTEDDDKVLPGFLDSIIGIRQGETKSFPYVFPETWQQETLRGVEAQFTVECKELFYRDLPELNDSIADKLFPGCTDLNQVKESLLQKCQEMEQAAKDQATDTAILDQLCKMVEIDIPQSLFEEQGRQLYGARLLEIQANVKLNEQQLATLSSPKAVNEFLENQRENIINLIKQNLAVGDIFKRENLQFSTEELVKEVQNSVAEFKRHKQEYDEERVREQVQDVLEGAKVLEWLKEHADIQYVTR, from the exons ATGGAGGTCTGTGTGAACTCCACAAAAATCCTCAATTTGAACCAAAACACCCGTTTTTTCGTTCCCAGAAACTCCATTTCTCATTCTTTAAAAAACCCAATTCTCCAATTCAATAGCAATGTCCAAAAAAGACCCTTAAATTATCCTCTTAACCAACGCTCTTGTTTTTCCCGCCAAATTCGGTCGCTTCAACGGCCAATCTCATCTCGGATTAAGGCTGCACCAGCTTCTTCAGCGACTTCTGGATCCGAGACAGATAAGCTTCCAGCTGATATAATGGTCACTGAGACTCAAGAGCCTAATTCAAGA GTAAGGTTGAGTGTAGAAGTTCCGGCTGCAGTAGGTGAGGATTGTTACAAAAGGGTCCTAAAGGAGTTTATGAAGCAAGCGAAG ATACCCGGATTTCGCCCAGGGAAGATCCCGGAGAGTATTCTTCTTAATTATGTAGGTGAGGAAAGTGTTCAGAAGGCCACAGTAGAATCCATTCTGAAAAGAACCCTCCCTCATGCGATGTCTACG GTAACCGGAAGAGCTTTGAGAGATTCGGTTCGAATAATCACCAAATTTTCCGATATGGAAAAAAGCTACTCTTCTCTTAGCTCTCTTAG TTACGATGTGATTGTAGATGTGGCACCTGAAGTCAAATGGATATCCGAGAACGGATACAAAAGCATGAAGATTGTCGTCGAAATAGACCATGACATAGAAGCTGAAAAAGCCTGTGAACAGGAAATAAAACGCCGCCACAAGTCCTTAGGCACACTGAAAATTGTAACTGACCGAGGACTACAG GTTGGTGATCTCGCAGTCCTTGATATATCAGCAACAACTATTGATCAAGATGAGTCTAAGGTTCAAAAAGTTCCAGCTGCAGAGAGTAAAG GTTTTCAGTTTGATACAGAAGATGATGATAAAGTACTTCCCGGTTTCCTTGATTCAATAATCGGTATTCGACAAGGTGAAACCAAGTCCTTTCCATATGTATTCCCAGAAACATGGCAACAAGAAACTCTTCGGGGTGTTGAAGCTCAATTTACT GTTGAATGCAAAGAACTATTCTACAGGGATTTACCCGAGTTAAATGACTCTATTGCCGATAAGCTTTTTCCCGGTTGCACCGACTTAAACCAG GTCAAGGAGTCGTTATTGCAAAAGTGCCAAGAAATGGAGCAAGCTGCGAAAGACCAAGCAACGGATACTGCAATTCTAGACCAGCTTTGCAAG ATGGTTGAGATCGATATTCCCCAATCCTTGTTTGAGGAACAAGGTAGGCAGCTTTATGGAGCTAGACTTCTAGAGAttcag GCGAATGTAAAGCTAAATGAACAACAGTTGGCTACTCTATCAAGTCCTAAGGCGGTGAATGAGTTTCTGGAGAACCAGAGAGAGAACATAATAAACTTGATAAAGCAGAATCTCGCAGTAGGAGATATTTTCAAACGTGAAAATTTGCAG TTTTCAACTGAGGAGCTTGTGAAAGAGGTACAGAATTCGGTCGCCGAATTCAAACGACACAAGCAAGAATATGATGAGGAACGCGTGAGGGAACAG GTACAAGATGTGCTAGAGGGTGCAAAAGTGCTTGAATGGCTTAAAGAACATGCAGATATTCAGTATGTAACTAGATAa
- the LOC108483548 gene encoding uncharacterized protein LOC108483548, producing MEGVGSTRLGRASARYGGSTAVFNGPVRKWKKKWVHVSPSSTAKLSQSNGNGSAASSILLCRWTPLSFADSGSSAVDGEDEEQPPKRKYRYTPVAVLEEERRRAAAAKQVENEAKTDENKTKRSPDWLSSKTDNELNMNNILKKETQDSSMGNLDLGLCLKGHDGSHNSVGEKVDQVKPASSTGFWAIG from the exons ATGGAAGGAGTGGGCTCCACCAGGCTGGGCCGAGCTTCCGCTAGGTACGGAGGTTCAACGGCGGTGTTCAATGGACCAGTGAGGAAGTGGAAGAAGAAGTGGGTTCACGTATCGCCTTCATCCACCGCTAAACTCTCTCAGTCCAACGGGAACGGTTCCGCCGCCTCCAGCATCCTACTTTGTAGGTGGACCCCACTCTCCTTTGCTGATTCCGGGTCCTCCGCCGTCGATGGCGAGGACGAGGAGCAACCCCCAAAGCGCAAGTACCGTTATACCCCT GTTGCTGTGTTAGAGGAAGAGCGTAGAAGGGCAGCTGCTGCAAAACAGGTTGAAAATGAAGCTAAGACAGATGAGAATAAGACCAAGCGATCCCCAGATTGGCTGTCTTCCAAGACTGATAACGAGCTGAACATGAATAACATTTTGAAGAAAGAAACTCAG GATTCAAGCATGGGTAATTTGGACTTAGGTTTGTGTCTGAAAGGCCATGACGGCAGCCACAATTCTGTTGGCGAGAAGGTGGATCAGGTGAAGCCAGCAAGCTCAACGGGATTTTGGGCAATCGGTTGA
- the LOC108483546 gene encoding grpE protein homolog 2, mitochondrial, producing MLMSRALSRVSKSVGARSLLLSALQKLQTPSFPTQFHSLVCQSSNKLVTNDVFLLHHSSLNFSAFQQYGISSTASPPEPPKREHENSAQSNGEEPAGPSGGTNPGGAEVTDQAKESDSSSDSDSESDGDLSMADMIKLVEEKDGLLEEKQKEIEQMKDKVVRTLAEMENVMARTRREADNSKKFAVQNFAKDLLDVADNLERASAHVKGSFSKIDESNDTAGAVPLLKTLLEGVEMTEKQLGEVFRKYGIEKFDPTSEPFDPNMHNAVFQVPDNSKPPGTVAHVLKAGYMLYNRVIRPAEVGVTQALDPDADKNNTSNKDSDA from the exons ATGTTGATGTCTAGGGCTTTGTCACGCGTTTCAAAGAGCGTTGGTGCACGCTCCTTGCTTCTCTCTGCTCTGCAGAAGCTTCAAACGCCAAGCTTTCCCACTCAGTTTCACTCTCTTGTTTGTCAATCTTCGAATAAG TTGGTTACAAACGATGTGTTTCTGCTGCATCATTCAAGCCTTAATTTCTCTGCATTCCAACAATATGGAATCTCTTCGACTGCCTCGCCGCCTGAGCCTCCGAAAAGGGAGCATGAGAATTCTGCACAAAGTAATGGTGAAGAGCCTGCAGGGCCAAGTGGGGGTACAAATCCTGGAGGGGCTGAAGTTACCGATCAAGCAAAAGAATCAG ATTCAAGTTCAGATTCTGATTCCGAGAGTGATGGTGACTTATCAATGGCTGATATGATCAAACTTGTGGAGGAAAAAGATGGACTCTTGGAGGAAAAACAAAAGGAGATTGAACAAATGAAGGACAAAGTTGTTCGAACCCTTGCAGAAATGGAGAATGTTATGGCCAGAACACGACGTGAAGCAGACAACTCAAAAAAGTTTGCTGTACAG AATTTTGCGAAGGACCTATTAGATGTTGCAGACAATTTAGAAAGGGCTTCTGCCCATGTTAAAGGCAGTTTCTCTAAGATCGACGAATCCAATGATACTGCCGGAGCTGTACCACTCCTTAAGACACTCCTCGAAGGAGTTGAAATGACTGAGAAACAGCTTGGAGAG GTGTTTAGAAAGTACGGGATCGAAAAATTCGACCCTACAAGTGAACCATTTGATCCAAACATGCACAATGCAGTATTCCAAGTTCCTGATAACTCCAAGCCTCCGGGCACTGTTGCTCATGTGTTGAAG GCAGGATACATGCTCTACAATCGAGTTATTCGACCAGCGGAGGTCGGTGTTACTCAAGCACTGGATCCTGATGCAGACAAGAATAACACAAGTAACAAAGACTCTGATGCTTGA
- the LOC108483545 gene encoding GDSL esterase/lipase At4g26790-like has protein sequence MAIKVFSFFFFVYLLVEMREISAMVPAVIVFGDSTVDPGNNNQISTVLKSNFAPYGRDYFGGQPTGRFSNGRIATDFISEAYGIKPAIPAYLDPKFDIRDFATGVSFASAGTGYDNATSDVLSVIPFWKEMVYYKEFQDKLRGYLGNDIANHHLSESLHLISIGTNDFLENYYTFPTRSSEYPVDKYEIFLIGIASNFIRELYNLGARKIAISGLPPMGCLPLERTTNIMHGSACIEEYNDVAKDFNQKLQDSVTELNRELGGIQLVMSNPYYKLLEMIQNPILFGFENVATACCGTGYFEMSYLCDRMNPFTCSDANKYIFWDSFHPTEKTNFILADHAFKTTLTVFR, from the exons ATGGCAATTAAGGTCTTCTCATTCTTCTTCTTTGTTTATCTACTTGTGGAAATGCGTGAAATAAGTGCAATGGTGCCTGCTGTTATAGTCTTCGGAGATTCTACGGTGGATCCAGGGAACAACAACCAGATATCCACTGTTTTGAAGAGCAATTTCGCGCCTTATGGTCGGGATTACTTCGGTGGTCAGCCAACCGGACGTTTCTCCAATGGTAGGATTGCCACGGACTTCATTTCGGAAGCATACGGTATCAAGCCAGCCATACCAGCATACTTGGATCCCAAGTTTGACATAAGAGATTTCGCTACCGGAGTCTCGTTTGCTTCGGCTGGAACCGGTTACGACAATGCAACTTCTGATGTCCTA TCAGTGATACCATTTTGGAAGGAAATGGTGTACTACAAAGAATTTCAGGATAAACTAAGAGGGTATCTAGGCAATGATATAGCTAATCATCACTTGAGTGAATCACTGCACCTGATAAGCATAGGAACCAATGACTTCCTAGAGAACTACTATACTTTTCCAACCCGATCTTCGGAGTACCCTGTCGATAAATACGAGATTTTTCTAATAGGAATTGCCAGCAATTTCATCAGGGAGCTTTACAATCTGGGAGCTCGGAAGATAGCAATAAGCGGCCTTCCTCCGATGGGATGTTTACCGTTGGAAAGAACGACGAATATCATGCACGGAAGTGCATGTATCGAAGAGTATAACGACGTGGCTAAAGATTTCAATCAAAAGTTGCAGGATTCTGTCACGGAGCTGAATCGGGAGCTCGGTGGAATCCAACTCGTGATGTCGAACCCCTACTATAAGCTCTTAGAAATGATCCAAAATCCAATTCTGTTCG GATTTGAGAATGTGGCAACAGCATGCTGTGGGACAGGATACTTCGAGATGAGTTACCTGTGTGATAGGATGAACCCATTTACATGTTCGGATGCCAATAAATACATATTCTGGGACTCCTTTCACCCAACAGAGAAAACCAATTTCATTTTGGCTGATCATGCTTTCAAAACTACCCTTACCGTGTTCCGATAA